One window of Nocardia sp. NBC_00508 genomic DNA carries:
- a CDS encoding SRPBCC family protein codes for MTDTRPSSTPTARAASDTTRRSGRATLLGIALTAGILAATATPSLADRPAADPASLTCEGKGIDPGAPIHYRTEALIKAPLDTIWNLQTDVERWPSWQQAVTSMERLDSGPLQPGSQFRWTTPAPATATTPATTLTITSSVQQMQPGRCIRWTGPAIGDGMSIDGGIHVWTFTPVDDGVLVRTEENWNGAQVEADVPTSTYFLGAGLEAWLADLRTAAEG; via the coding sequence ATGACCGACACTCGCCCGTCCAGCACGCCCACGGCTCGAGCCGCCTCCGACACCACCCGCCGCTCCGGGCGGGCCACCCTGCTCGGGATCGCGCTGACCGCCGGAATCCTGGCCGCCACCGCCACGCCGTCCCTCGCCGACCGCCCCGCAGCGGACCCGGCATCGCTGACCTGCGAGGGGAAGGGCATCGATCCCGGCGCCCCGATCCATTACCGGACCGAGGCCCTGATCAAGGCGCCGCTGGATACCATCTGGAACCTGCAGACCGACGTGGAACGCTGGCCGTCCTGGCAGCAGGCCGTCACCAGCATGGAGCGCCTGGACTCGGGGCCGCTGCAGCCGGGCTCGCAGTTCCGATGGACCACGCCCGCCCCCGCCACCGCCACCACCCCCGCGACCACCCTGACCATCACCTCCTCTGTCCAGCAGATGCAGCCCGGCCGGTGCATCCGCTGGACCGGTCCAGCGATCGGCGACGGGATGAGCATCGACGGTGGCATTCACGTCTGGACCTTCACCCCCGTCGACGACGGCGTCCTCGTACGCACCGAGGAGAACTGGAACGGAGCCCAGGTCGAAGCAGACGTGCCGACCTCCA